The following coding sequences are from one Campylobacter sp. RM16187 window:
- a CDS encoding STT3 domain-containing protein → MVGEFLKSLKSIRFSKQTFLLISLAFIFSVACRFYWVYWASAYEPFFWNNQLMISTNDGYAFAEGARDMIAGFHQPNDLSYYGSSLSSLTYAIAKILPFSFETIILYMSVFFSSLIVVPIILIAREYGVARAGFIAALLASVANSYYNRTMAGYYDTDMLTIVLPMFVIWSIVRLVEQKKRVNLIFVPIFMLIYNWWYPSSYSLNFATIGMFLLYTLIYDRNNKLNYEALIFMIIALTYINFYIKISLILVIYLLIYFRPNLWNQRSIATLGLFAVLLFAITGGLNPILFQLKFYVFRSAPESSGLAFHYFNVNQTIRESGIVEFDVFAQRISGHVITFTASLVGIAILCFKKRSFLLALPMLFLGFLAVKGGLRFTIYSVPIMAIGFGYFVVWSINLFKINIWLNRGIILAISIVSLLPCLLHIYTYKVPTVFSRQEVESLDRLKLIADREDYTLAWWDYGYPIRYYADVKSLIDGGKHLGRDNFAVSFALGENQISSANMARLEVEYTERNFTERFGSNLAKMMQDYNATNANAFLNSLNNKSFNLPKKTRDIYFYLPDSMIHIFPVVLQFSRLDLTSGAEYDNVLFYTGAPYAIKSEGVDIGGGFIMSNDASKLIYNGEIVPINTYFETSYDEKDKLVVKPYKIDSSAKVYVVYMKDYRRFLIIDENALNSTYIQLFVFENFDKELFEPVLLNGAVKIYKLLK, encoded by the coding sequence ATGGTAGGTGAATTTTTAAAGAGTTTAAAGAGTATTCGGTTTTCAAAACAGACATTTTTATTAATCTCTTTGGCGTTTATTTTTAGCGTTGCCTGTAGGTTTTACTGGGTCTATTGGGCAAGTGCGTATGAGCCCTTTTTCTGGAATAATCAGCTTATGATTAGCACTAATGATGGCTATGCTTTCGCCGAGGGTGCTCGCGATATGATAGCCGGCTTTCATCAGCCAAACGATCTTAGTTACTACGGAAGCTCACTATCATCTCTTACTTACGCGATAGCTAAAATTTTGCCATTTTCTTTTGAAACTATTATTTTGTATATGAGCGTATTTTTTAGCTCCCTTATAGTAGTTCCTATCATCTTAATAGCGCGTGAATACGGTGTGGCTAGAGCGGGTTTTATAGCCGCTCTTTTAGCTAGCGTGGCCAATAGCTACTATAACCGCACTATGGCAGGATATTATGATACCGATATGCTTACTATAGTTTTACCAATGTTTGTCATCTGGTCTATTGTGCGTTTAGTAGAGCAAAAAAAACGGGTAAATTTGATATTCGTGCCCATTTTTATGCTGATTTACAACTGGTGGTATCCTAGCTCATACTCGCTAAATTTCGCTACTATAGGCATGTTTTTACTCTATACATTGATATATGATCGTAACAATAAGCTAAATTATGAAGCGCTTATTTTTATGATCATCGCTCTTACGTATATAAATTTTTATATTAAAATTTCACTTATTTTAGTTATCTATCTTTTAATATATTTTAGACCAAATTTATGGAACCAAAGAAGCATCGCCACACTTGGACTATTTGCTGTTTTGCTTTTTGCTATCACAGGCGGTCTAAATCCTATACTTTTTCAACTTAAATTTTACGTCTTTAGAAGTGCCCCTGAAAGCTCCGGACTAGCCTTTCACTACTTTAACGTAAATCAGACTATAAGGGAGTCCGGGATAGTCGAATTTGACGTATTTGCACAGCGTATAAGCGGACATGTGATTACTTTCACAGCCTCTTTAGTAGGAATAGCTATATTATGTTTTAAAAAAAGATCTTTTCTGCTCGCTCTTCCCATGCTCTTTTTAGGATTTTTAGCTGTAAAAGGCGGACTTAGATTTACTATATATTCAGTGCCTATTATGGCGATTGGATTTGGATATTTTGTCGTTTGGTCTATAAATTTATTCAAAATAAATATATGGCTCAATAGAGGCATAATCCTAGCTATATCCATCGTTTCGCTTCTGCCTTGCCTGCTTCACATATATACATATAAAGTGCCTACGGTATTTTCCAGACAGGAGGTTGAGAGTCTGGACAGGCTAAAGCTTATAGCCGATAGAGAGGATTATACTCTGGCTTGGTGGGATTATGGCTATCCGATTCGCTACTATGCCGATGTTAAGAGTTTAATTGACGGCGGAAAGCACCTTGGTAGGGATAATTTCGCAGTTAGCTTCGCACTGGGAGAAAATCAAATCAGCTCAGCCAATATGGCTCGTCTTGAAGTGGAGTATACGGAGCGTAATTTTACCGAGAGATTTGGTTCAAATTTAGCAAAGATGATGCAAGATTATAATGCTACCAATGCAAATGCCTTTTTAAATTCGCTAAATAACAAGAGTTTTAATCTTCCTAAAAAGACAAGAGATATATATTTTTATCTTCCGGATTCTATGATACATATCTTTCCTGTCGTCTTGCAGTTTTCAAGGCTTGATCTAACTAGTGGAGCGGAGTATGATAATGTACTTTTTTATACAGGTGCTCCTTATGCGATAAAAAGTGAAGGTGTTGATATAGGCGGAGGCTTTATTATGTCAAATGACGCTTCTAAGTTAATTTATAATGGCGAGATAGTGCCTATAAATACATATTTTGAGACAAGTTACGATGAAAAAGACAAGCTTGTAGTAAAGCCTTATAAGATAGATTCGAGTGCGAAAGTTTATGTTGTATATATGAAGGATTATAGGAGATTTTTAATAATCGATGAGAATGCATTAAACTCGACTTATATCCAGCTTTTTGTATTTGAAAATTTTGATAAAGAGCTCTTTGAGCCGGTTTTATTAAACGGTGCGGTTAAAATTTATAAATTGTTGAAATAA
- the pglJ gene encoding N-acetylgalactosamine-N,N'-diacetylbacillosaminyl-diphospho-undecaprenol 4-alpha-N-acetylgalactosaminyltransferase gives MRKLAVFLYSMGSGGAERVVSNLLTGLAKEYEVHLILMSDVISYEIPPQVKIHLIENSNPYESGIKKIFRLFFTLPKLALKYKKLCENLGIDRHFVLMNRPCYIALMARVFGLKRRMVISERSCPSIIYGKKISGSANKFLIKLLYNRADLILANASGNARDLIENFGCDEKKVKVLYNAVDLKSIKELANEPFNEDFRPFFINIGRLDSGKNQAMLIKIISNLDDHRATLGILGKGNLHNELQSLIDKLKLNDRVKLLGAQKNPFKFIKNASCLVCASRFEGFSNVLLEGLVCEKFIISTDHKSGAKELLGDDEYGLLVGVDDEKSMQEAMQKALDDEKLREKYEKKAYNRIKNFDKTEITRQLIEYLEGRDGR, from the coding sequence GTGAGAAAACTAGCCGTTTTTCTCTACTCTATGGGGTCAGGAGGCGCTGAGAGAGTAGTATCAAATTTGCTTACCGGACTTGCTAAAGAGTATGAAGTGCATCTGATTCTTATGAGCGATGTTATCTCTTATGAAATTCCTCCACAAGTAAAAATTCACCTCATAGAGAACTCAAACCCCTATGAAAGTGGTATAAAAAAGATATTTAGACTATTTTTCACTCTACCTAAACTGGCTTTAAAATATAAAAAATTGTGCGAGAATTTAGGTATAGATAGGCATTTTGTGCTTATGAATCGTCCTTGTTATATCGCTTTAATGGCTAGAGTTTTTGGTCTAAAGAGACGAATGGTTATAAGCGAGAGAAGTTGCCCGTCTATAATATACGGTAAAAAAATCAGCGGGAGCGCAAATAAATTTCTCATCAAGCTTCTTTATAATAGAGCTGATCTTATCTTGGCTAACGCAAGCGGAAACGCTAGAGATCTGATTGAAAATTTTGGCTGTGATGAAAAAAAGGTAAAAGTGCTATATAACGCTGTTGATTTAAAAAGCATAAAAGAGCTTGCAAATGAGCCTTTTAACGAGGATTTTAGACCGTTTTTTATAAATATCGGAAGGCTTGATAGCGGAAAAAATCAAGCCATGTTGATTAAAATAATTTCAAATTTAGATGATCATAGGGCTACTCTTGGAATTTTAGGTAAAGGAAATTTGCATAATGAGCTTCAAAGTCTCATAGATAAACTTAAACTAAACGATAGAGTTAAGCTACTGGGAGCTCAAAAAAATCCATTTAAATTTATCAAAAACGCCTCTTGCTTAGTCTGCGCTTCACGCTTTGAAGGCTTTTCAAATGTGCTTTTAGAGGGCTTGGTGTGCGAGAAATTTATAATCTCAACAGATCATAAAAGCGGAGCCAAAGAGCTTTTAGGAGATGATGAATATGGGCTGCTAGTTGGTGTTGATGATGAAAAAAGTATGCAAGAGGCGATGCAAAAAGCACTTGATGATGAAAAACTTAGAGAAAAATATGAAAAAAAAGCGTATAATCGCATTAAAAATTTTGATAAAACAGAGATAACAAGGCAGCTTATTGAATATTTGGAAGGAAGAGATGGTAGGTGA
- a CDS encoding glycosyltransferase, translating into MRILFVIAALRNGGAERVLSAISSGFAKQNEVHIAVLEEDLGYYKFPSEAIFHHLKIYGKSKILNKFRKISALRSCFKNIAPDVIISFIDWTNVACVAANFGLGFKHIASEHHENEHLKSLKFRFIRDIAYRNVDGLSVLTQNDIDYYKFIKNRVILHNPFFLKEPKGLAKENIILSVGRLEFVKGYDLYLKALAKIDKEVLEDWEIKIAGDGSAGAELKIIADELGLNIKFLGHIEDIEPYYERSKIFVSSSRSEGLSNVLIEAANFDCARLSSDTVGGKELINDEVSGLLFKSENKEEMAAKLTRLIKDENLRQTLVENARKDLDKFRIDNVMQKWQNFVDEVVAK; encoded by the coding sequence TTGAGAATTTTATTTGTTATAGCAGCACTTAGAAATGGTGGTGCAGAACGCGTTTTAAGCGCTATTTCTAGTGGGTTTGCAAAGCAAAATGAGGTGCATATAGCAGTCCTTGAGGAGGATTTAGGTTATTATAAATTTCCTTCTGAAGCAATCTTTCATCATCTTAAAATTTACGGTAAAAGTAAGATATTAAATAAATTTAGAAAGATTTCAGCGCTCAGGAGTTGCTTTAAAAATATTGCGCCAGATGTCATAATAAGCTTTATAGATTGGACAAATGTAGCTTGCGTAGCGGCAAATTTCGGACTTGGATTTAAGCATATAGCTAGCGAACACCATGAAAATGAGCACCTAAAGTCATTGAAATTTAGATTTATCAGGGATATTGCATATAGAAACGTGGATGGCCTTAGCGTGCTAACTCAAAACGATATCGATTACTATAAATTTATAAAAAATAGAGTCATATTACATAATCCATTTTTTTTAAAAGAGCCCAAAGGACTTGCAAAGGAAAATATTATATTAAGCGTGGGTAGGCTAGAGTTCGTAAAGGGCTACGATCTATATTTAAAGGCCTTAGCAAAGATAGATAAAGAGGTTTTGGAAGACTGGGAGATAAAGATAGCTGGTGATGGCTCTGCCGGAGCCGAGCTAAAAATTATAGCCGATGAGCTTGGACTAAATATTAAATTTTTGGGTCATATCGAGGATATAGAGCCTTATTATGAGCGTTCTAAGATATTTGTCTCGTCTTCTCGAAGCGAAGGGCTTTCAAATGTATTGATAGAGGCTGCAAATTTTGACTGTGCAAGACTTTCTAGCGATACGGTCGGCGGAAAAGAGCTTATAAATGATGAGGTAAGCGGGCTTTTATTTAAGAGTGAAAACAAAGAAGAGATGGCTGCAAAGCTAACAAGGCTTATAAAAGATGAGAATTTACGCCAAACCCTTGTAGAAAACGCAAGAAAAGATTTGGATAAATTTAGAATAGATAATGTCATGCAAAAGTGGCAAAATTTTGTGGACGAAGTAGTGGCCAAGTGA
- a CDS encoding glycosyltransferase has protein sequence MKILFVISTLRCGGAERVCSIIASKFSQYNEVVLAKFDGGEPFYELDIKVKLVNLNQGVGDFGLLGNLKKRFSKFTSLRKMLKDDKFDAVISFLDSTNILVLMSSVGLKTLVIISEHTSFNAPKKPIIKALKYIFYPFADVLSVLTKEDKGYYSKFCKNVEVVYNPSFSKNDDELSGLKENLVIFVGRLNTLKNCAMFVRVAANLKNFGYKFIVAGDGEQREKLQLLSNELGAQIEFLGNVVDIDQLYKRAKILISTSIIEGLGNTLIEAISYDCARVATKTSGAKELITHGFDGFLCEINDDKIMSEMVLNLIQDGTKRDEICKNARTRLDEFSVDNIYEKWLNMIKEVV, from the coding sequence ATGAAAATCCTATTTGTAATCTCAACTCTAAGATGTGGCGGAGCCGAGAGAGTATGCTCGATAATCGCTTCTAAATTTAGCCAATATAATGAGGTTGTGCTGGCTAAATTTGATGGCGGTGAGCCATTTTACGAGCTTGATATTAAAGTAAAGCTTGTAAATTTAAATCAAGGTGTAGGAGACTTTGGACTTTTAGGAAATTTAAAGAAGCGTTTTAGCAAATTTACCTCTTTAAGAAAGATGCTAAAAGATGATAAATTTGATGCTGTTATATCCTTTTTAGATAGTACTAATATTTTGGTTTTAATGAGTAGTGTTGGTTTAAAAACTCTTGTTATAATCAGCGAACATACTAGCTTTAATGCCCCTAAAAAACCGATTATTAAAGCTTTAAAATATATCTTTTATCCATTCGCAGATGTGCTTAGTGTGCTGACAAAAGAGGACAAGGGATATTATTCTAAATTTTGCAAAAATGTAGAGGTTGTATATAATCCTAGTTTTAGTAAAAATGATGATGAACTAAGCGGTTTAAAAGAAAATTTAGTGATTTTTGTCGGGCGTTTAAATACACTAAAAAACTGTGCGATGTTTGTAAGAGTGGCTGCAAATTTAAAGAATTTTGGCTATAAATTTATAGTTGCAGGAGACGGTGAGCAGAGAGAAAAACTGCAGCTACTTTCTAATGAGCTTGGAGCGCAAATAGAGTTTTTAGGCAATGTGGTAGATATTGATCAGCTTTATAAAAGAGCTAAGATTTTAATATCCACTTCTATAATAGAAGGGCTTGGAAATACGCTAATAGAGGCAATTAGCTATGATTGCGCAAGGGTTGCCACTAAGACAAGCGGTGCAAAAGAGCTTATAACGCATGGATTTGACGGATTTTTATGCGAAATAAACGATGATAAGATAATGAGTGAGATGGTTTTAAATCTAATTCAAGATGGCACAAAAAGAGATGAGATTTGCAAAAATGCCAGAACTAGACTTGATGAGTTTAGCGTGGATAATATATATGAAAAATGGCTGAATATGATTAAAGAGGTGGTGTGA
- a CDS encoding glycosyltransferase family 2 protein — protein MNEKEPLISVIIPTFNRIDLLKKALNSALNQTYKNLEIIITDDKSGDGTSKFCKNLKDPRVKYVVNETHEKGPNGNKNNGFDICSGEFICLLDDDDELYLTAISECFDFIKQGYSAVFADCVCEINEKISGKISGRNPYEKSCEMSKIDYHCGRISGEYFKLFSRKFIENFRLDEKSFGGENELYIRFFEDLVYYHKKPLYIYRIAHSDSATANAAKYASKVANAYLKTANLCHEIASVMAPEFLALQYKNVAYYAKIAGDYALMYECLFKSLRIKFNKEAFIFLLLSPLPSPFLQRLSKLRVKIKEKFGI, from the coding sequence GTGAATGAAAAAGAGCCTTTAATAAGTGTTATAATTCCAACTTTTAACCGTATTGATCTATTAAAAAAGGCTTTAAATTCAGCTCTTAATCAAACTTATAAAAATTTAGAGATCATAATAACCGATGATAAGAGCGGTGATGGCACTAGTAAATTTTGTAAAAATTTAAAAGATCCTAGAGTGAAATATGTGGTAAACGAAACTCACGAAAAGGGTCCAAACGGAAATAAAAACAACGGCTTTGATATTTGTAGCGGCGAGTTTATCTGCCTGCTTGATGATGATGATGAGCTCTATTTAACCGCTATTAGCGAGTGTTTTGACTTTATAAAACAAGGATATAGTGCGGTTTTTGCAGATTGCGTTTGTGAGATAAATGAAAAAATAAGCGGGAAAATTTCAGGCAGAAATCCATATGAAAAAAGCTGCGAGATGAGCAAGATAGACTATCATTGCGGCAGGATAAGCGGAGAGTATTTTAAGCTTTTTTCTCGTAAATTTATAGAGAATTTTCGATTGGACGAGAAGAGTTTCGGGGGAGAAAACGAGCTATATATTAGATTTTTTGAGGATTTAGTCTATTATCACAAAAAACCTCTTTACATATATAGAATAGCCCACTCGGACAGCGCTACAGCAAATGCAGCCAAATATGCTAGCAAAGTTGCTAATGCCTATTTAAAAACAGCAAATTTATGCCACGAAATAGCAAGCGTGATGGCGCCTGAATTTTTAGCGCTTCAATATAAAAATGTCGCATATTACGCAAAGATAGCAGGGGATTATGCACTTATGTATGAGTGTTTGTTTAAGAGCTTGAGAATAAAATTTAATAAAGAGGCTTTTATATTTTTGCTGCTTAGTCCTCTTCCAAGCCCGTTTTTACAAAGGCTGTCTAAGCTTAGGGTAAAGATAAAAGAGAAGTTTGGGATATGA
- a CDS encoding glycosyltransferase family 25 protein: protein MQENSLFLISLKKDEARREALKNRFASYDKFNIVDAIDGRVMSAKEYFGYALRSFKAYNRLLSPAEIGCSLSHMRAYEEFLNSDSKFALVFEDDVIGDDEGIKLAFDLAKKIDKNSILICGCQNGLAGRFSAFGKKIGDDFYLVSKHSFVSIYRAAAYIVTRDSAKALLETHERAVCTADLWSYLLTSNKLNMYFSDIFAHPIDLSDSNINAERDERGYAKINLKALFKSFKYILATRYEAKFKGYERIFKEKT, encoded by the coding sequence ATGCAGGAAAATAGCCTGTTTTTAATCTCTCTTAAAAAGGACGAGGCTAGACGAGAGGCTCTTAAAAATCGCTTTGCAAGTTATGATAAATTTAATATTGTCGATGCGATTGACGGCAGGGTTATGAGTGCCAAGGAGTATTTCGGATACGCGCTTAGGAGCTTTAAGGCTTATAATAGGCTTTTAAGTCCTGCCGAGATTGGTTGTAGCCTCTCTCATATGAGAGCTTATGAGGAATTTTTAAATAGCGATTCAAAATTCGCACTTGTATTTGAAGATGATGTTATAGGGGATGACGAAGGTATAAAACTAGCTTTTGATTTGGCGAAAAAAATAGATAAAAACTCAATTTTGATTTGCGGCTGCCAAAATGGGCTTGCCGGCAGATTTTCGGCCTTTGGAAAGAAGATAGGAGATGATTTTTACCTGGTTTCAAAGCACTCATTTGTGAGTATTTATAGAGCGGCTGCATATATAGTGACAAGAGATAGTGCTAAAGCTTTGCTTGAAACGCACGAAAGAGCGGTCTGTACAGCCGATTTATGGAGTTATCTATTGACATCAAATAAGCTTAATATGTATTTTAGCGATATTTTTGCTCATCCTATTGATCTAAGCGATTCAAATATCAATGCAGAGCGCGATGAACGCGGGTATGCAAAGATAAATTTAAAAGCCCTATTTAAATCGTTTAAATATATCTTAGCAACCAGATACGAGGCTAAATTTAAAGGTTATGAGAGAATTTTTAAGGAAAAGACGTGA
- a CDS encoding MATE family efflux transporter has translation MLINLISSIVVFVISLGINFFLTPYILKSLGNEAYGFVALSNAIVSYASVITVAINSVSGRFVAYEWHRGDIAKANIYYSSVLSVNIFFSILVVLLSAIFILNLSGVLNVPKNLENDVKLTFVFYFINFCVGLFNGVITVSAFVKNKLYLLSIRNAISSAILAILIVFFFYFFKPMISYIAISALIASIFVFLSTLFISARITPELKFDMSKFDFKKIKELLKSGVWNSFNALNRVLMTGMDLFICNIFINANVTGLLAVSKAAPIILESFVAQLSAVFAPKFVELYSKSNLLALVNETKFSMRVIAFVMSVPAAIFVVFGREFYTLWLPFKSIDEINFIYNLSMITLVPIIFISYAFALFNLDSATNKLRRPAIANTILGVSTIIAQILILKFSDYGVYGVAIIGAVFYSIRILFFDLINAALNLELRLTTFYGVYLKNLAIFVGLSLIIFIFSEFIDIKTWTQFILYFVVFLIFGYVVNLFLIFNRFEQKIVINKIVFKIKRLLNAGK, from the coding sequence GTGCTTATCAATCTGATTAGCTCAATTGTAGTTTTTGTAATATCCTTGGGGATAAATTTTTTTTTAACTCCATATATCTTAAAGAGCCTTGGCAACGAGGCTTACGGCTTTGTCGCCCTTTCTAACGCTATAGTTTCGTACGCTTCAGTTATTACAGTGGCTATAAATTCGGTTAGTGGTCGCTTTGTCGCTTACGAGTGGCATAGAGGCGATATTGCTAAGGCCAATATCTACTACTCGTCTGTTTTGAGCGTAAATATATTTTTTTCTATCCTGGTAGTGCTGCTTTCGGCGATTTTTATCCTAAATTTAAGTGGTGTTTTAAACGTGCCCAAAAATTTAGAGAATGATGTTAAATTGACCTTTGTTTTTTACTTTATAAATTTCTGCGTAGGACTATTTAACGGGGTTATTACCGTATCTGCCTTTGTTAAAAATAAACTTTATCTACTCTCTATTAGAAATGCGATTTCAAGTGCAATTTTAGCTATTTTGATAGTTTTTTTCTTCTATTTTTTTAAGCCGATGATCTCATATATCGCTATTTCCGCACTTATAGCCTCTATTTTTGTCTTTTTAAGCACTCTATTTATATCGGCTCGTATCACGCCGGAGTTAAAATTTGATATGTCTAAATTCGATTTTAAGAAGATAAAAGAGCTTTTAAAGTCTGGCGTTTGGAATAGTTTTAATGCTTTAAATCGCGTGTTGATGACTGGAATGGATCTATTTATATGCAATATCTTTATAAATGCTAACGTAACCGGACTTCTTGCCGTATCAAAGGCGGCTCCTATTATTTTAGAGAGTTTTGTGGCTCAGCTTAGCGCGGTTTTTGCGCCTAAATTTGTAGAGCTTTATTCAAAAAGCAATCTTTTAGCTTTGGTTAACGAGACTAAATTTTCAATGCGAGTGATAGCCTTTGTAATGAGCGTCCCTGCAGCTATTTTCGTAGTATTTGGGCGAGAATTTTACACTCTTTGGTTACCGTTTAAGAGTATTGACGAGATAAATTTCATATATAATCTTTCTATGATAACGCTTGTTCCTATTATCTTTATAAGTTATGCATTTGCACTTTTCAACCTTGATAGTGCGACCAATAAGCTTCGTAGGCCGGCTATTGCAAATACTATCTTAGGGGTTAGTACTATAATCGCTCAAATTTTGATTTTAAAATTTAGTGATTACGGAGTATATGGAGTGGCCATTATAGGAGCTGTTTTTTATAGTATTCGTATACTATTTTTTGACCTTATAAATGCAGCTTTAAATTTAGAGCTAAGACTTACTACATTTTATGGGGTATATCTTAAAAATTTAGCTATTTTTGTAGGTTTATCTCTCATTATTTTTATATTTAGCGAGTTTATTGATATTAAAACTTGGACACAATTTATTCTGTATTTTGTTGTATTTTTGATTTTTGGATACGTTGTTAACTTGTTTTTGATATTTAATAGGTTTGAACAAAAAATTGTTATAAATAAGATTGTTTTTAAAATTAAAAGGCTTTTAAATGCAGGAAAATAG
- the tviB gene encoding Vi polysaccharide biosynthesis UDP-N-acetylglucosamine C-6 dehydrogenase TviB: MKIAVIGLGYVGLPLAAAFSKKYEVVGFDVNNTRIEELKRGFDRTLELNSEQMSEAIKNSMKFSTNLEDIKDCSFFIVTVPTPIDKNKRPDLTPVIKASESVAKVLKKGDIVVYESTVYPGVTEEICVPILERVSQMKFNQDFYCGYSPERINPGDKEHTVTKIKKITSGSTPQIADKVDEVYRSIITAGTHKAPSIKVAEAAKVIENTQRDINIAFINELAMIFERMNIDTSAVLEAAGTKWNFLNFRPGLVGGHCIGVDPYYLTHKAQELGFHPEMILAGRRINDNMGKYAASQVIKLMIKKGVTISSAKVLVLGLTFKENCPDIRNSRVIDVIEELKDFGCKVDVYDPWVDEAEVKREYGITPLKNYDENDYNCVIIAVAHDKFKGLKFKNILVYDIKNIYPDADARL; this comes from the coding sequence ATGAAAATAGCTGTTATCGGACTTGGTTATGTGGGGCTGCCTTTGGCGGCTGCTTTTAGCAAGAAGTATGAAGTGGTGGGATTTGACGTAAATAATACTCGTATAGAAGAGCTTAAAAGAGGATTTGATCGCACTCTTGAGTTAAATAGCGAGCAGATGAGTGAAGCGATAAAAAATTCAATGAAATTTAGTACAAATTTAGAGGATATCAAGGATTGCAGTTTCTTTATCGTTACAGTTCCAACTCCGATAGATAAAAATAAAAGACCGGATCTAACCCCTGTAATAAAAGCAAGTGAAAGTGTCGCAAAGGTTTTGAAAAAGGGTGACATAGTAGTATACGAAAGCACTGTTTATCCAGGAGTTACAGAAGAGATTTGCGTGCCGATACTTGAAAGGGTAAGCCAAATGAAATTTAATCAAGATTTTTACTGCGGATATTCACCTGAACGTATAAATCCGGGAGACAAAGAGCACACTGTAACAAAAATCAAAAAGATTACCTCCGGCTCCACTCCGCAAATCGCAGATAAAGTGGATGAGGTTTACCGCTCAATAATTACGGCAGGCACTCATAAGGCGCCAAGTATAAAAGTGGCGGAAGCAGCCAAGGTCATAGAAAATACTCAGCGTGATATTAATATCGCCTTCATAAACGAGCTTGCGATGATATTTGAGCGCATGAATATAGATACATCGGCTGTTTTAGAGGCTGCTGGCACCAAGTGGAATTTTTTAAATTTCCGCCCAGGGCTTGTTGGAGGCCATTGTATAGGCGTAGATCCATATTATCTTACACATAAGGCTCAAGAGCTTGGCTTTCATCCGGAGATGATTTTAGCTGGTCGTAGGATAAATGATAATATGGGAAAATACGCGGCATCTCAGGTGATAAAACTGATGATTAAAAAAGGCGTAACAATAAGCAGTGCAAAGGTGCTTGTTTTAGGGCTTACATTTAAGGAAAACTGCCCTGACATTAGAAATTCTCGTGTTATAGATGTAATAGAGGAGCTTAAGGATTTTGGCTGCAAGGTCGATGTATACGATCCTTGGGTGGACGAGGCGGAAGTAAAGAGGGAGTATGGTATAACTCCGTTAAAAAATTATGACGAAAATGATTATAACTGCGTGATTATCGCTGTTGCACATGATAAATTTAAGGGGTTAAAATTTAAAAACATCCTAGTCTACGATATCAAAAATATCTATCCGGACGCTGATGCGAGACTATAG